The Henckelia pumila isolate YLH828 unplaced genomic scaffold, ASM3356847v2 CTG_80:::fragment_2:::debris, whole genome shotgun sequence nucleotide sequence GGAGAAAGTGACGGCGACTACATCCAACGTCTAAAAAGATTTATGGAGAAACAGTGCCTTGAGATACAGGTACTTCTCACCTTGCTGTTTAGATTGTTGTCATTGAAGGCAGTATAGGGTGGATCCAGAATGGCACAAGCAGTGGCGACAAAGTAAaccaaaaaaaaggaaaaaaatatgaatgcaagtttCGCTCCATTATACACCAAATCTCTTCTACCTCTGATTACATCTATGCTCGTAGTTCAATTGAttctctttttaaaaaaatatttgtatggTCCTAGATTGCGCAGTGACTTAGCCAACTTTTTTATCATTAAAATTTACGTTTAATATACTCGATTCAAGATGCTTAAGACAACGGTCTAGTCAGTTAAATCTTGTCTCCCTGCCTGGGAAGGTAACAAAGCCCCTTGTTTCCTGCTTACCTACCTTTCTTATTTGGTTCTTTTCCTGTGAAGGATCTTTTGAGTCGGAATTCTACTCTGGCTGAGGACCTGGCAAAGACAGGCGGGAAAGTTTCGTCCCAGCTTGAGCATAAAACAAGTGGTGGCTCAGAAAGACTCCAAGTTGACACTCTCCGCCGGGAGCTTCACGAGTCTTCTCAACGACTACAAACTCTCAAAGCTGAAAAAGCCAAAATTGAAGCCGAGGCCTCAAAACACCGTAATTTGGCAAGTAAAATGGAATCTGATCTTAAAAGCTTGTCTGATGCATACAATAGCCTGGAGCAGGCAAACTATCAACTAGAGCGCGAAGTAAAAGCGTTGAAGAGTGGTGGAGCAGTTCCTATCCCAGATGTTGAGGCAATAAAGGCAGAAGCAAGGGACGAAGCTCAAAAGGAGAGCGAAGCTGAGCTGAATGATTTGTTCGTCTGTCTTGGGCAAGAGCAGAGCAAAGTGGAAAAGCTTAGTGCACGCCTTCTAGAGTTGGGGGAGGATGTAGATAAATTGCTCGAAGGAATTGGAGACGATATGGGACTCCAAGATGACAATGAGGACGATGAAGAAGATTGATTTCTTGTTTCTTTTCGGGTTTTTCTTCCGTTTCTTTTCGTGTTCATATGTTAACTCAAATCTTGTTCCAATTCTTGGAGTCGTTATATCGGTCTTATTGTGTATTTCTTGAGCATTGTACAGTGCTGAATAATATCTATTTTTTCGGATAATGAAGTTGGATAATCTCTTGCCAAGGCCGAAGGTTCTCTAAAGGCGAAATCGGCCTAGAAATTCTTCAAGAATTTGAACTCGTTGCTAATTTTGAAGACAAGGTGAGTAGACAGACAACTCTTGAAATATTATACCAAGACTCCGTAGACAACTCCAAACAAGTCTTATATAGCTTTTTTCCGTTTTACATGTTTCGAGATAATCATCACTATCAATCTACTTTTTCAAGACCATATGAAAACGCcatgttataatattttattctaTCTCATCAAATTATATTTCAGACgttaaaaataacaataaaataagATAAATCTATTACTATTTATTAAGTTTAAGCACTACATAAAAACTGAATGATGTCTTGGTTTGATTCTTCTTAATCCAAAAATGCTTCTTCACCCACCCATGTTTTTTCTATCATTTTCAATttacactctttttttttttaaaattttatccacctcttcaattcacttcatttccTTTCGAATACACATGATATCACAAGATATTATGTATAACAAAAACCATTTAtctcaaaaacaaaacaaaaacaaaaatcattttttaaaaaataattaattaaataacatAGATATTAGATCATACTCCACATAATTAACGAATCCAAACTTTTAGTACAAATGGAGCCCTAAATTGTGTTGCTTTTGTTCGTGTTTGGTACGTGACGGGTAAAACATGCCATCGTATCAAGTTTAAAGGGTCAACTAAAATAGCATTTCACCATATGAAGTTTGATTGATAGCACAATGATTTTGTACTAATAGGAAATTATCAAACTAGCAGGGATTAGCCCTTGTACTACATCACATtccaatatttatatttaaataaataaatatatgttatttatgGTTATCAAAAACCTAATCATTCCTGATCATATCCCTCGTTGTCAGTTTAATTTCACCATCCCATACATGTTTTTATCCGAATCCATAAACAATCCAAGTTGGCAAGTGTTTTTGATGTCATCACTACCATTATATCAACAAGAAAAATCTGCCACCACTTATTCAATATCTTGAACACAACATAAAGTTCAAGTCACCAATCAAAGATTcccttttaataattaaaaaaaaaactttaattcCCTCAAAAAGGACACGTAATTGAAGAGAAAAGatagttttgtttttttttttttatagccAAAAAAATAGTTCCATCTACTCGAACCGTACCATTGTTTTTAAAgttgaaagaaatattttatttcttaaaatcatcctattttgaaaaaagagtttattaaatattttttgtcttttttgaacatgaagtaatctttatttatgtgatttatttcctatttgcgatattgataagctgattagaatatttaacatatcatgcatatctaatatttatctttctttatttgtgtagatttgatatgatcaaatcaaaGGAATCCTACGTCTACAAAGAAATATATTGAAGAAGGATTCTTGGtctatttatttgagataagcGTTCACAAGAAAGGAGAGATAGAGAGACCGTGATACACATACATTGACAGAAGGATTGAAGATCTTTGAAAGCTCAAATCGGTCAAGGTTACTTGATgcttgaagaacacttgaagatcattgATTGAAGAGTGTTTCGACTATACAAGTTTTTGGCATCAAGATTTTTAACTCCTTactctattttatttattctattttgtagaatttttaggagttatttttatggtttattttctcaattgttttgaaaaattgaattttacaataatcactagtgttagggtttgtaaaactctttgatttgttttctagtgaagttttgccctgaggcgctgcaagagtattttatactcttgcttaaatcatattgagtctatttatttggttgcttgtttattttatttacgctttaattttATTCCGCTGCAagttactcaaggtgttattgtaggtgtggtcaacatcttgtgacaacacctcaaacagtttatgtgcaacccctattcccttacaagtggcaccagagccatattcttgatacactaagaactgatcttggtttgtttattttattacagggaataagatggactcatcgtctgttgcgaactcGTTCCTGAAACCTCCGGTCCTTGATAGCACGAATTACGCACTATGGAAGAATAGGATGCGATATACTATTAAGGCTATGGATGTTCGTGTTTGGCAAagtattctgactggttggactTCTCCAAAGACgctagatgaagatggagactacatcatcaagcaagaagaaacttggactgccgagaaaacacaaagttcaagctacaatgctaaagcactcaatgcaatttttgcAACTGTTGATATGAGGATGTATGGAATCATAGCTGATTGCACTGTTGCTAAGGATGCAtgggatgctcttcaagaacactgtgaaggaactgatagcgtgagaagaacaagattgagattgttaaacgcaagatttgaaaatatcaggatggatgagaatgaatctattgctgattatgataagaaacttagggagatagctacagaggcacatgctcttggaggacctattactagtgaaactatggtgaacaaggttcttcgatccttgcctaaaagatttaatgggaagatttgggcgcttgaagaaattaaagacacttcaaagatgaagatgactgaactgattagcttccttcaagtttttgagatgaacaattcagaacaagagaaggataaaaGAAAATCAATTGCCCTTCAATCCTCGAAACCCTCAtacgaggagtatgttcaatttcatcaagaagttcatcaatctgacttggaagatgattcgatctctcttATGAATAGGAAATTCAATtattatctgaagaagatgaaagagtcaagaaagacggataaaaaactcaaggctccaatgttatctaacaagcctttaaggattactggactagaacaatcaccaaggaaacctgttgatactcctaagcctcgactgatgttggaagggaagaagaagtttgtgtcaaagaagttggacagtgttcaatgtcatgcttgtcaaggtttttgacactatgcaaatgagtgtgccaaCACGCTTAGGAAAGGGATGAACACGTCCTTGAGTGATGGAgagtctgaagaagaagaacaagaagatgaagaaagccATACTGCCTTATCTGCCATACTAAAGAGcaagaaaaagtttcaagtcaatcctttaggtgttgccgcaggtgttgccacacctggccgcaacatctcccaaaggtcagtttgtttgaattcctccattactgataatgtagtaacccagatttcattttaaaataataatataataaacataattaagggttggtaattaatcaatttcggagtgttattggacttcggaagagaatttgggcttttgactttgggccggatcggaagctccaaaacccagatcggaagctccgatcccagccacttcagAAGCTCAgtggaagcaccgagatcggaagctctgatcctggaacggacgttccgatctccggttgccagctttacccgatgactcagccacgagttttgacaagtgttgatcggaggcgagatcagaagctccgatcgtcggatcggacgttccgatcccggcgtgtcatgcatgcaaggcatgagctggatcggaagctccgatcccgagatcggtggttccgatcctggccgggaatttttcctataaatagggcttgtctgatttcatctgaattacgaattcacaagtttctttcttcagttatatagtgtgagttatacacttgagggccctatcggttataatagaggttctagaataaccaaggagtggttatagtcatccgggactagcgactccaaagggctaactacggacgaaggtatggttcgggaatctatttaagttttgggagtacttattagattagttaaggcttatagaatttatgtagtgatacggggaacttttgaatatagacttggaacctaggatcctactatacttgaactagcctagaggtacgtacacattgactgagattgccagcgagtatacatgtttatatgttgcatttacttggcattattatatggcatgatatatgatttaccgctttctatattcatatgtcatgtgcatatacacgttgagcctataccttattatacctgactatagagccgctcatctctatactcgatagtctgtcactgagagtaccgtgacggcgggggcatttatatctgtctactctggtgtactagacgagtgtggttgcacctagaggttgatccgtgtggtggcagcactcatgtggcgccggttctgagcatgacttttcagatgaccctgtaccagtcatcatgttgcatgcattatatacatatgtttactcatgtctatgtactgggcgttagcgctcacgtcctagttgttatcttggacaccctattccatggggcaggtcgcaggatggacggagccggtagttcaaggcaggactagggagccggagcttttcaagggaatttatacagcaagatttgttttagctgtataatgtttacttttaagttcttcaatttggttgtatcactacagatttaagcctggattatgttactaagctgatatgtaaattatggattatgtttccgcacatttttactctgttaagtattttgctgtattaagtttaatgcatgctattagttgccagttagtaggtgattccatgcagggtcactacatttttggtatcagagcatgcttagattttgggattagtacttgggatttagaatttgttagagtaattcttgcgcatttgggattttaatgtgcaaattcttttcaggatatggctgacgagagtcacggtagtgttggccagggaggtggccatcatcatcgtcatcaccgccatcatgatgatcaacatcgtcatcatgagggtagacgtcgctactctatcaataaattcatgcaagtaggatcgaaacctttggtgggaggcgagaatcctgaacaagaaagaagttggatgtctaaactcgagagtacttttcgtgctttcgattgtaatgaggatcagaaattggaagttctagaatttgttctagaggatcgagcaagtttttggtgggatgccaaagctgctcaggaacgtactgagagaggacaggtgacttgggaaGACTTCTAtgagcagtttcagaaactttattttcctccggctgttcgccaagcacgatcgatggagttgcttactctgaggtaaggatcaatgactattgatcaatatcagcaacgatttcttgatctgctacctttcagtcctcatattaatgagagtgatgcgtcgaagtatgatatctttttacactgtttgaaccaagatatctactctcaggttgtcgtctgtgatgacccggtatcttttgaggcTTTGGAGAAccattgccgtcttgtggaaaccagcaacaggcgagcatagttgatgatgccagcacagcttagtggatcttttgagcctcgagctcaatctgttgtgcaatctggacctacgtcttcttctactcctactacttcatctggatctcgtggttcacaaggtatgttccgttttgggaagaagaagaagaaagaggagttttgtagtcaatgtggagggaagcatcctgcagcttcatgtctgagagctactggtgcttgttatatttgcggtcagcagagACATCTGGgcagagattgtcctcagcgcatgagttctgctagtggatcgggatcacaggttggatctcaggcttctacttttccacgacagcagccagcaccacagagttcttctggttaccgtccccagactcaagggcaggtatttgctctatctcaagaacaggctactgagggaagtgatcgcatgttggcaggcacctttttgttatgtggtattcctgcacttgttttaattgatactggagcatcgtatttctttatttctagtcgctttgttaagagacatatattaccttatgtataattagatatgga carries:
- the LOC140873830 gene encoding golgin candidate 6-like, with the translated sequence MLGMVLDSQFVFFVKELEAKIREQIVEIYSHPKNEVAVIPAELEQSSGESDGDYIQRLKRFMEKQCLEIQDLLSRNSTLAEDLAKTGGKVSSQLEHKTSGGSERLQVDTLRRELHESSQRLQTLKAEKAKIEAEASKHRNLASKMESDLKSLSDAYNSLEQANYQLEREVKALKSGGAVPIPDVEAIKAEARDEAQKESEAELNDLFVCLGQEQSKVEKLSARLLELGEDVDKLLEGIGDDMGLQDDNEDDEED